One Micropterus dolomieu isolate WLL.071019.BEF.003 ecotype Adirondacks linkage group LG23, ASM2129224v1, whole genome shotgun sequence DNA window includes the following coding sequences:
- the rad50 gene encoding DNA repair protein RAD50 has product MSKIDKMSILGVRSFGIEDKDKQVISFFNPLTVLVGPNGAGKTTIIECLKYATAGELPPGSKGGAFVHDPKDAHETDVRAQIRLLFTDVNGEKVTIQRSMSCTQKAKNYSFKSLEQVITRIKDGEKVSLSSKCGELDREMISSLGVSKPVLNHVIFCHQEESNWPLSEGKALKDKFDSIFAATKYIKALDTMRQLRLKQSHTVKECQVELRYLKQNKEKAQQIRETVANKQAQLRVSEDLIQKIESQIAPLENQLADIDMKLGNVMKLDNDIKALDSRKKQMEEDNKELEETMEQVFQGSDEQLQDIYQNHQRTVKEKERRLNDCQKELERAGRECQRLNRVKADLLVEQGRLQLEADRHTQNIKNRDSQVRSLSSYLEMEGYDRPPFTTLQLESFHSHVTQRLDQEKETVSQVLADLQEKEQQKQQSIDEMRDKKTGLERTVELKRDLQGKKQQELRNIRAGLQRLEGSSSRLQELENELAKVERELQSAVRSANIEELKAEVLELQREKAELDRAQRQLDKEMEMLNTHTKARTEMDMLKKDKTEKEEQVRKIKSRHSEDLVLLLGHFPNKRELEDWIYAKSREINSTRDRLAKLNKDLASSEQNKSHITAEVRKKEQQLANDEEKFFNVCGSQDLEQDLSKLQEDLEKVSKQRAMLAGATAVYTQFISQLTEEREPCCPVCQRTFPSESDLQEVINDMQSKLRLVPDKLKNTEQDLKRKEKKKDDMMSLRPVRQSIVQLQEKELPELRNRLQTVNREIERLKGDVEEQETLLGTLMSEEETAKACLQDISLMDRYLMDLKEVERKIAQHATKLQGVDLTRTIQQVSQEKQETQYRLDTTSSKTELKRKLIQDQQDQIQTLKSAVNEKRAEKLQLSSDMQKQQQLEEQCVEFTTEIQALTREIREAKEQLSPLSSALEKLQQEKQELVERKRQRQEEGQEKINAINERVKVITTLERDITKYVDDSKDEYKEQKESELQETNTQLHEAEKSKEKINKEMGNIRQDIDTQKVRERWLQDNLTLRKRVKELKEVVAKREALLKDMGNMQVLELRQERRDAECKFEDLKKNRSIALGRKKGFEEEILHYRKELREDQYDKADELYKNKMITMRTTELVIKDLDLYYKALDQTIMKFHSMKMDEINKIIRDLWRSTYRGQDIEYVEIRSDMDENSSAGVRRRVYNYRVVMVKGDTALDMRGRCSAGQKVLASLIIRLALAETFCLNCGILALDEPTTNLDRDNIESLAHALVEIIKSRSRQRNFQLLIITHDEDFVELLGRSSYIEHFYRIRKNQDQNSEITKCSITSLSSYLH; this is encoded by the exons atgtcaaagATAGACAAGATGAGCATCCTAGGGGTAAGGAGCTTTGGGATTGAGGATAAAGACAAACAGGTCATCTCTTTCTTCAATCCTCTGACTGTGCTGGTTGGACCCAACGGAGCAGGGAAAACG ACTATTATTGAGTGCCTTAAATATGCAACAGCAGGAGAACTCCCCCCTGGATCTAAAGGAGGTGCTTTTGTTCATGATCCAAAG GACGCCCATGAGACGGACGTGCGAGCACAGATTCGGCTGTTATTCACAGACGTCAACGGAGAGAAAGTGACAATCCAGCGCTCAATGTCCTGCACACAGAAGGCAAAGAACTACTCCTTCAAAAGCTTGGAGCAGGTCATTACCAGAATAAA AGATGGTGAGAAGGTGAGCTTGTCATCCAAATGTGGTGAACTGGATCGGGAGATGATTTCTTCACTGGGTGTGTCGAAGCCTGTGCTGAATCATGTCATCTTCTGTCACCAAGAAGAGTCCAATTGGCCACTAAGCGAGGGCAAAGCACTCAAAGACAAGTTTGACTCCATCTTTGCTGCAACCAA GTACATCAAAGCTCTGGACACGATGCGTCAGCTGCGTCTCAAACAGAGTCACACAGTCAAAGAGTGTCAGGTAGAGCTGCGCTACCTGAAGCAGAACAAGGAGAAAGCCCAGCAGATTAGAGAGACTGTAGCCAACAAGCAGGCTCAGCTGAGGGTCTCTGAAGACCTCATCCAGAAGATAGAGAGCCAGATTGCTCCACTGGAG AATCAACTGGCAGATATTGACATGAAACTGGGGAACGTGATGAAGCTGGACAACGACATCAAGGCCTTAGACAGCAGGAAGAAACAGATGGAGGAGGACAACAAGGAACTGGAGGAGACAATGGAACAG GTGTTCCAGGGTTCAGATGAGCAGCTGCAAGACATTTACCAGAACCACCAGAGGACGGTGAAGGAGAAAGAGCGGAGATTGAATGACTGCCAGAAGGAGCTGGAGAGAGCTGGGCGGGAGTGTCAGAGACTCAACAGAGTCAAGGCTGATCTCTTGGTAGAAcaag GTCGTTTACAGTTGGAGGCTGACCGCCACACTCAAAACATCAAGAACCGCGACAGTCAG GTTCGCTCTTTGTCGTCTTATCTGGAGATGGAGGGTTATGACCGACCACCCTTCACCACTCTTCAGCTTGAGAGCTTTCATAGTCATGTCACACAGAGACTGGATCAGGAAAAGGAGACAGTCAGTCAGGTTTTG GCAGACCTGCAGGAAAaggagcagcagaagcagcagtcCATTGATGAAATGAGGGATAAGAAGACTGGCCTGGAGAGAACCGTGGAGTTGAAGAGAGACCTGCAGGGAAAGAAGCAGCAAGAACTAAGGAACATCAGGGCAGGGCTGCAGAGGCTGGAGGGTTCATCTAGCCGACTGCAAGAACTGGAGAATGAACTGGCTAAAGTG GAGCGTGAGCTGCAGAGTGCAGTTCGGAGTGCCAACATTGAGGAGCTGAAGGCGGAGGTCCTGGAGCTCCAGAGAGAAAAGGCTGAACTTGACCGCGCACAGAGACAGCTCGACaaagagatggagatgctcaacacacacactaaagcacGCACGGAGATGGACATGCTGAAAAAGGACAAG acagagaaggaggaaCAGGTACGTAAGATCAAGTCTCGTCACAGCGAGGATCTGGTGTTATTGCTGGGCCACTTTCCCAAcaagagagagctggaggactGGATCTATGCCAAGTCTAGGGAAATCAACAGTACAAGAGACAGACTTGCCAAACTCAA TAAGGACCTGGCATCAAGTGAGCAGAATAAAAGCCACATTACTGCTGAGGTACGGAAGAAGGAGCAGCAGTTAGCCAATGATGAAGAGAAGTTCTTCAATGTGTGTGGCAGTCAGGATCTGGAGCAGGACCTGAGCAAACTGCAAgaagatctggagaaggtctccAAACAAAGAG CCATGCTCGCTGGAGCTACAGCAGTGTACACCCAGTTCATCAGCCAactgacagaggagagagagcccTGCTGCCCTGTGTGCCAGCGGACATTCCCCTCAGAGTCTGATCTGCAGGAGGTTATCAATGACATGCAGTCCAAACTCCGCCTGGTGCCAGATAAGCTAAAAAACACAGAGCAGGAcctgaagaggaaggagaagaagaaggatgacATGATGAGTCTTAGACCTGTCag GCAGTCCATTGTACAGCTTCAGGAAAAGGAGTTGCCTGAGTTGAGAAACCGCCTGCAGACTGTGAACAGGGAAATCGAGAGGCTAAAGGGCGATGTGGAGGAGCAGGAGACTCTGCTTGGTACCCTGATGTCAGAGGAGGAAACAGCCAAGGCCTGCCTGCAGGATATATCTCTCATGGACAGATACCTG aTGGACCTTAAAGAGGTGGAGAGGAAAATAGCTCAGCATGCAACCAAACTCCAGGGAGTAGACCTAACCAGAACCATCCAGCAAGTCAGCCAGGAGAAACAGGAAACCCAATACAGGCTAGACACCA CCTCCAGTAAGACAGAGCTGAAACGTAAGCTGATCCAGGACCAGCAGGATCAGATTCAGACGCTGAAAAGTGCTGTGAATGAGAAGAGAGCAGAGAAACTCCAGCTGAGCAGTGATatgcagaaacagcagcagctggaggagcagTGTGTGGAGTTCACCACTGAAATACAGGCCTTAACCAGAGAAATCAgg GAAGCGAAGGAACAGCTGTCCCCTTTATCTTCTGCTCTGGAGAAGCTGCAACAGGAGAAGCAGGAGCTGGTGGAACGCAAGAGGCAGAGGCAGGAAGAGGGGCAGGAGAAG ATCAATGCCATTAACGAGAGAGTGAAGGTGATCACCACCTTGGAAAGAGACATTACCAAATACGTTGATGACAGCAAAGACGAATACAAAGAG CAAAAAGAGTCTGAGCTTCAGGAAACCAACACTCAGCTCCATGAGGCTGAGAAGTCTAAAGAGAAGATCAACAAAGAGATGGGAAACATCCGCCAGGACATAGACACTCAAAAG gTCCGGGAGCGCTGGTTGCAGGACAACCTCACCTTGAGGAAGCGTGTTAAGGAGTTGAAGGAGGTTGTGGCAAAACGCGAGGCTCTTTTGAAAGACATGGGCAACATGCAAGTTTTGGAGCTACGCCA AGAACGGCGTGATGCGGAATGCAAGTTCGAAGACTTAAAGAAGAACCGCAGTATTGCACTGGGTCGTAAGAAAGGCTTTGAGGAGGAGATACTGCATTACAG AAAAGAGCTGCGAGAAGATCAGTATGACAAAGCTGATGAGCTCTACAAAAACAAGATGATCACAATGAGGACCACCGAGCTGGTCATTAAAGACCTGGATCTTTACTACAAGGCCCTTGATCA aaCCATCATGAAATTCCACAGCATGAAGATGGATGAGATCAACAAGATTATCAGAGACCTATGGCGCAGCACTTACAGGGGTCAAG ATATTGAGTACGTGGAGATCAGGTCTGATATGGACGAAAACTCGTCTGCTGGAGTGAGGCGGAGGGTTTACAACTACAGAGTAGTTATGGTGAAAGGAGACACAGCTTTGGATATGAGAGGACGCTGTAGTGCCGGTCAGAAG gTGTTGGCATCCCTGATCATCCGTCTAGCTCTGGCAGAGACCTTCTGTCTGAACTGTGGGATCCTGGCCCTGGATGAGCCCACCACCAACCTGGACCGGGACAACATTGAGTCATTGGCACACGCCCTCGTAGA AATCATTAAGAGTCGCTCTCGCCAGCGTAACTTCCAGCTGCTGATCATCACCCACGATGAGGACTTTGTGGAGCTGCTGGGGCGGTCCAGCTACATCGAGCACTTCTATCGCATCCGTAAGAACCAGGACCAGAACTCTGAGATCACAAAGTGCAGCATCACCTCCCTCTCATCCTATCTCCACTGA